In Babesia microti strain RI chromosome IV, complete genome, the sequence ATTGGGCGATAACCATATAGATACTGTGGCGCACGTGTCGGGTTTTATTGCGGGAATGTTAATAGGATCAGTTATAAAGTTGTACTCCTAATTTCAGTTTTTttctaataattttattccaTTTTCTGTTCCATTTTACACACTATTACCCATCAACCTATCCATTCTACCAAGTTATACTGCTAActacatatatatactgTTAATTTCgtatgtaaaatttaaataaatattagtCAATATACAAGCTTGCGCAAATGCgaaatttcatcatctgAGAAAAAAGAACCGGTGAAATCCAAAATATCTACATTGCGATTTTCCAGTATCTTAACCAACAAACGAGATTTTGCCCTTAGCTCCGAATCCCTGTGTACTAAATGTAATCAAACATACCGAGAGATGGCCTGTTTTCAGAaatcatattcatcatGCTTTGGCATTTGTCCAATAAATCGTCAATATCATCTCCGCTTTCCAGAGACCTATATACAGATCGTATCAGGTTGAAATGAGCAATGTCTACTATGAAATTAAACAGCCTATTGAATGCctaattcatcaatttctttTCTTACTGGTAATTTAGGATATCTAGATAATCTAATCATTATATCCTCGCCAATTATATAACCTTTATTCGTATCTAATTCCATTTCATTGTTTATCTTCCGTAAAATTGCCTTGAGTGCCAATTCTGCGATGCATTGAGAAAAATCCAGTGGAACGAATATTGGCCTAAGCTCAATCTTTGTCAACATCTTTGTTATCTCGTACTTTATTAGCGTGAagtttgtaaatatatgtagCAATTTATTGATGTCTTCCTTGTGTTCTGAGATGAGCTTCCCAAAAGAAGCGCTATAGGCACATATGCAAGCCATTATCATCTGCACTCGCATCTTAAGCTCCTGGTCCAGCAAGCCTTCACATCCGAAGATTAGATTGCTTATGAATTTGGAAAAGCTAGATAGCTCATCAGAAAATACTACAGGAACTGAAAAACCTTGTTGAGATTCAAAAAACTGCGACGCTATTGTTATGTAGTGGAATGACATCTCCTCATTCGCGATTTTGCCAAACTCAACTTTCGGATCAAAGTGCAAGTTTTTGGGAAATTCCATAtctataatatttttagcCTCCAAATAATCGAATTCagatatcaaatttttacaaattatttgaaagGCATAATAAATAAGTTTCTTACtgaattccaaatttagTTGCGTAAGAATGTCAATAACatctaaaaattgtttaactTTACACTTCTCCAAGTCTTTGGATTTTATATAGTtgacattaaaaatgttcAGGGATTTAGTTTCAATTATTGATAGTTGAGTCGTTAACAATTTCTCCATACCCACTATAAATTTATTCTGGTAATTAGAGTTACCAATTAGAGTTAGTTCTCTAAGATCGTTTatgcaaattttggaaCTTGTAAAGGCGGATTTAAATTGGGATAAAGTGTGATTTAGCAATTTCTCTTGGAATTGCAATGCACGTCTGTTGTACATTTCTGAAAAGATAAATAGGCATACACCGGGTGGGTCAGAATCATCGGAAGTGGTTATAAACTCCTCAATGACATCAGTTAATTCATCACTGGAGCATTCATGTTCCCATTTGCCATTATTGTCAATGTAACCTGCGTTGTGAGTATTGGAAGGATTAAATAAgtaaattagtaattgCTCAAGTTGCGATAATATCTGTTTTGCTTCAGGAAACTCATTCCTGTGAATTGTATggtcaaatttatccaattgTACTTGAAACCTGTGCGCTGTATCTACCACCTGGTGGAGAATACCCAATACATCGTTCATAGCCTATACACAATGCATGTCAGGTAGAATGTGtcatatttaaaaagttGAAAAAAAATCAGAAAACAGATAATAAGTCAGCAGCTATACGAAAATACAAccatttaacaatttattctAAAATGATTTGTAATTAGTCACTACAGACACGCCCATGGCGACGATTCATCAAAATAATCTCACTAacaaaattagttaaaattaatttttggCAGCAAAAATGTCGTTTAAATTGATACTGTAAGAAATGACAATTAATACATGATACACTGTAACAAGGTTTAGCGCCGTTCTAATCTCtataaaattcaaaatttatgcTAAATACACTAAAGTAATAGCTAAATTAGTATTAGAGTGAGGggaaatatacatataaatgtaCCGGGTTTAGAGGTAGGAGCGATTGTGTTGCTGACCTGCCCCATTGTTATCCATATACAATTAGTTTTATATAGATATCGTTAAATTAACGTCCTAAAAATGGGTGCTTACAAGTAAGTTCTGGAGTTATGTAGGTATATGGAGGAGATTTGGCGGAAGAAACAATCCGACGTTATGCGATTTCTGCTCAGAATCCGCACGTGGGAATACAGGTAGACGCTTGTAGTGATTTAGGCAATTGCCAGCTGTGCATAGAGTTCCACATCCAACTAGACCGGATAAAGCTAGAATGCTGGGCTATAAGGCCAAACAAGGATTTGTTATTTACCGCGTTAGAGTTAGAAGAGGCGACAGAAAGAAGAACGTGCGTAAGGGCATTGTCTACGGGAAGCCCAAACACCAAGGTAAGCATTTTCTATTATATATCCTccattttttcattttttaaaaaaacaTTATGATATACAATAGTAATGTAGGTATACATAAGCAAAAGTCCTCTCGCAACCTAAAAAGTGTAGCAGAAGAACGAGTGGGCAGGAGGGTTTGCGGCGGACTTCGTGTTTTGAATAGCTACTGGGTTGGTCAAGATGCTGTTTACAAGTTTTATGAAGTCATATTGGTGGACCCAAGTCATAATGCAATAAGAAATGATCCTAGAATTCAATGGATTTGCAATCCTGTGCATAAGCATCGAGAATTGAGAGGCCTGACTTCGGCAGGTAGAAAATCCCGTGGCTTGCGTACTAAAGGTCCCAAGGCTGCCAAATTGAGACCGTCTATTCGTGCAAATTGGAGAAGGAGACAGCTGCTCCATATGTGGAGACATAGATAAGACTGTTTAACGAATTAATGGCTTGCTAAATTTTCCCATATGCCCATGTTAGTTATATTGTTTGTACAAATTGtctatttgttaatttattaatttcaaattcattaaatttagcACTTGTGCATTAGGCCAGTGTTGGGCTATTGTATGAATACACTATTGCCATGGGTTTGCAAGTGGCTGCAATACTACTTTTAACTCATAGCGGTGAAAGGATTGCCGTGAAATATTACTTAAATGAATTGGACAAGCTGAATTTACCACCAGCTGAATTTCAGCAATTGGCTACCATACAAACTGTTGCGGGACAAAAAAAATTCGAGTCAATAATAGTAGGGAAAATTGCCGCAATGCAATCCGAAAATTCTCATCCATTAGAAGATATTTTGATTGTAAACGATTTTAACATTGTCCTTAATGATTGCGGTGTACTAGTACTAGTAGTTGGGACCAAGAATAGCAACGAACTTTTCCTAGCAGAAGTCGAATCTACGGTTAGGGCTGTTTTGGTAGAGATCTGTGGTACTATAactgaaaataatttatatgataaGTTGGACTCGGTATTTTTGCTACTGGATCAGATTGTAGACAGGGGGTAAGTAATAGCTAATGTAGTTTGCTAGTAGAATTGGACACCAAAATACTTTGTGATCGAATCGGAATAAATGTCAGCGAATTTACGGAGCATTTCCCAATCAATCAGGCCATTTACACGGCACGAAATAACCTAATCAAATCGTTGCTCTCTACTACTTGAAAACGTCTATTTTTGCCGTGTGCtccaaaaatatcgcaTTTTGCATCATGATcgataatttgtaattctAGCTATCCTATTAAGAAGCGATAATACCATAGTATAGAATTTTAATACAACATTAAGACCACCCTATACGCAGCGGCCATTACGTATACTGTATAtgtatgattttttttttaaGGTTAGCAGCCATTTTAAGAGTTGGAAAGTTAATTTTGCCAAATCACACTCTGGAAATCTTAACTATGGCGATACATATTATGTATACGAACCTCGTCGTGGTTTCGGGGTGAAACATGTTACCCAAAAGCAACGTAAATTAGGCACAATTTAGGTTATATGCTTCGCATATTGCACCCGCAACAGACATCGCAATACAAAGGCAAATCTGGGCAGGATGGATTGATGATTAAAGATGCTTTGCCCAAATCGTTGCTATGTACCAGCGCATTGAGGAAGTTGGTATATGCCAACACGGCCAATGCCATGGAGATATCAGAGAAGATCAAATGGGACAAGTTCAAGTGCAATGTCACTGGGGTTAGGTAATAAAATTAcgttttaaaataatttgaaaatttgtttcaaatatttattactatCCACAAATATCGCTACAACTACCACTAGTTTAAGTTAGTGTATTGTGTCACTAATGTTGATTTTGGATGAATAATAGATGATTAATCTAATTTCAGGTGGCATCCATCCGGTTCCTGGCGTGTACAATTTAAAAGGAGTAATTTCGAACGCAACTTTTTCGTAAACTGTTCTTGTTACTTCAGGTATGGGTCCGTTTTATTAAGTTGTCATTTGCACGGATTTGACAGAGCAAAGGAATTGGCTATTCATTATCGCAAGCAGTTGGAACTGGAGTATCAACAACTGGAGAGGGCTTGGGCAGCGATGGACGCTGATGGGCTATAATTATAGTGCACATTAGTTTAGTAATTATGATCCCGctaaaatttgtgaaatcTGTGGCTAAACCCAAGAATTCAGCAACTTCTCCGCATTTGACTAGTAGGAATTTTAGTACAACAAATGTGGACGTCTTTATAGTAGGCGGTGGAGTGTCTGGTACCGCGCTATTCTACACACTATCTAAGTTTACAAGTAATTTCGGCGTCAGTTAGATGTGAGAAGGATTGTGCTTTGTGAAAGACGATCGGATTATGGATTGGTTGCTTCCCATGCCAAAAACAATAGCCAAACCATCCATTGTGGTATGTATTCATGTTACATAGGGGACATTGAAACCAATTACACTCCAGAAACAGCGATTAAGGTCAAAAGGTGCGCTGATATGCTgagaaattatttaaccaAGCTACCACCATCAGAAGCTCAACGGTAAATAATGTATGATTTagaatttgtcaaatagGTCAGAAGATGGTTTTGGGGGTGGGAGATAGGGAGTGTCAATTCCTTAGTGATAGATATAAGCCTTTTAAGGAGATATTTCCCACGCTTGAGTACTTGGATAAGGAACAAATCAGAAATGTCGAACCGAATGTTGTTAAGGGTCGATGGAGGTCAGAACGGCCAGAACAGCTTAACGCCTTATATGTAGCTAACGAACATACAACTGCTGAATATGGGCTACTTAGCAGatcatttatcaaatcTTCCATGTCACTAAATGATCCATATAAATCCATTCAGCCCCTCCTCAATACTACACTCAAAAGGGTGAAGCCCCTTGACGATGGTACTTATCATGTCATAACTTCTGCTGGTAATTTCAATGCCAAATTTGTCGTGTTCAGTGCATGTGGATACTCGCTTTATTTTGCACATCAATTGGGCTATGGATTGGAGTATAGCGTATTGCCTGTGGCTGGCAGCTTTTATTTTGCCCCAAATGTTCTAAAGGGTAAAGTTTACACTGTGCAAAATCCAGTGCTCCCGTTTAGTGCGATTCATGGAGATCCAGATATCTTACTATCCGATAAGTGCCGGTTTGGACCAACTGCAGTACCCTTGCCATTTTTAGAAAGGTACAACTATTGGAGCCTCTTTGCATTCCTAAGGGTACTAAAGATAGATCGCAATGTGATGTGTGTTTATAAGGATTTGTTCACTAAGCCCGAAATTCTGAGATATATGATTAAGAACTTCTTTTTTGAGATTCCCATCATTTCTCGTATTCTTTTCTTGAAGGTATATAACTTTTTATATGTTAATTGGATAaacacatatttaaatttaaaatgtattaataaACTGGCGCAACAATCGtctattaatataattgcTCTTTAATTTAGGATGCAAGGAAGATAGTACCTAGTCTAAGCTTCAGGGACCTGGAATATTCCAAGGGGTTTGGGGGTGTTAGGCCACAGCTGATAGACAAGAATCAGAGGAAACTTTTGTTTGGTCAGACAAAAATATCAGCCAATACGGGGCTAATATTCAATGTAACTGCATCACCTGGTGCCACAACTTGTTTGTCAAACGCTGAAATTGACATGAGACAGATCTGTGAGTATTTGGATGCGAAACTGGACGAGGCATCTTTTAAGAAGGAATTGTTGCAGGGGGATTATCCTATTTTATAATTCGTGCTAATTATTTAGCGaaaatatgaattatttttctCAAGAATCTATAGctataaaatacatatttatctatttaatatattccCGTGCGACTTAtgcattatttatttttcgGAACAAATATTCATCTAATCTAAATATAAGATATTATTGAAGATTTTAAAGAGTATAACCGTTGCACTAGAGAAAAAATTAGCAATTTAAAAGGTCTGCGTTAGAGAATTTGGGTTAAATCGAAATTTTTGGTGagaatttacaattttaatttacgTGAGGGTGTGACATCTAACATCTAAGCACGGCGAAAATAACTCCTGATGATGTTTAGATTCTCCAGGGCCTCTGGATTACCAACTTTGGCCAACTTAGTCATCATCATTTCAATTGTATCAATAATCTGTGATTCTTCGTATACTGGTTTCAGCGTTTCCACCAACCTAAAATTATAGGACACATACCTATCCACATGGGCAAATGTACACCATTCCCAAATCTTGAACAAATCAAATACAGAATCTATATATACTTTTTGTGTTATTATCCTTATGAAAGAATCGGATGATTTGAATTTAGAGGCCATTTTATACCAGGTAAAATGGGTGATGTCGCTATTAGTATCAATGTAACTTTCCCCAGCATTATCTCCCTCACCAGTGTTAAGAAAGGCACTTGAGGAGGGGAAGAAAATCAAAGGATCCCACAACAACATCTCTAATTGGGAGTAAAAGAGCAAAATCGTAATGACGTGGCTATCTAATCCCGATCTTACATAATCATCGGGATAGAGATCATGAAACTGTACTAGTACATCACATGCACTGGACGTTAAGTATTTGTCTCCAATCCTACCCTTCAACTTCATAACCTTGCTGATATATTCATCACATTCAACATTAAGATCATCATCCCTAGCTTTGGagcataatttattaatcatAATTTTCTTCAGATTCTTCAAATGGTTGACCTCCGCGTTAATAACATCCATAAGATTCACAATATCGGCCAAAGTGTAGTCCATgtacaataaaaatgtcaatttatCAGTAGCCATTCGAATCTCATCGTCTAGTTTACCCAACCTTGAATCCGCTCCATTCAAGTAACTAACGACATCTTCAATACTCGCTTCGATTTCATCCCTTTCATTCTGCGTCTTAGCTATTAGATCAGTCAACAACTGGTCCAGCGGGGGTATGTCACTAATGTACGCTAATTCGGTGTCTATTTCTCTGTTAATCCCATCTCTACACTGATCATCTGGATTTTCACCCACAGTATCTATGGTGAAATCCTCGTCCCTTTTCAAGGCAATTTTTGACTCAGGTAAGGCGCCAATAAGAGTAGCCTCAGGGGCAAGCGTGGTGAATTGGCCCTTGGCAATATTGTATCTTTTCAACAACATATCACTAAAGTTACCAGAAGACCGTTCATTTTTAGGCTCACTCGGAGTTTTGATTGTTGAAGAGTGATCGGAGGAAATTTGTATGTGATTAATCCGGTTAGATACCAGGTCATCAGCAAAACTGACCCGGACCTTCCGTACACTAGccattatatacaaatcatTCCATTAGGCCATTTGACATGcaattttagcaaattaacaattattcaaaGTGGGAATGACATGATAAGCAACTGGTATACTATGGTGAGAATATTGTGTGGCAAATAGTTCCGTATGCAGGCGTTTCCTACTGCGTTGTTGTAGTCATTGTGGGTGTGGATTATAATGTATGTGAGTTTGAGACGTTGTGCTGGAGGCGCTGCAAAACCACATTGGGGAGAACCGCCAAAGAATAGGTGGCAACCTTTTATTCCGGATAGGATGCATTACGGGGAGCATCCCACGTACACAGGTTTTGTGTTGTGGCTTCGCGGCCTTAGACCCAAAATCGAATATCTAGGAGCTTCAACTTGGAATACTACAACACTGCTAGCATCGTTAGTTTATAGGCCTATTAGGAAATCTTACATTAAGCATAACCCTGACGTCAGATATGTAAGGCACATGTAACTTAGCAATTCATTGCCCTCCTATCATTCCTATCCACTACTTGGGGCATAACTTATTTAATCAATCTACATTATCAAGgcataattgtaattacAATCCACTAACGTAGGATATATCACAGTTGCTCTCTCTTGGAATCGctaatgatttaaatgAGCATGGCTTTTGGAACTCAAAGACTGAGACACTTAATGACAAAGTGGCACTTTTTAATGCAAATGTTAAAAGATTGGACAAATTGTGGGAGGATGCCTTGTTTGATGCAACTGAAAATAACTCctttgaaaaattgtgcAACTATTTGAAGGTGGAACCTAGTGATGTACCTACGGGGGTCATCCCTTCGACAGTTTGGAATTTTAACATGATTCCTTATGGCAAAGATAACCCAGATACTCAAGTGTTTACTGAACCTGCAGTGCAAAAGCCTCTACGCTCGGTTGCCATCAATTTTACCTacaataatcaatttgggAATTGGGGGGATTATATCGATAGACAAGACAACAAGGGTCCGCTGATGCGTCCAGCAAGGCCTCTATTTACAGATATTTACATTCCTACCACGAAATGACACGTATTTATTCAGCTTGGGCCGccacaataattttttaattcaagcattgaaca encodes:
- a CDS encoding Coatomer subunit zeta-1 (overlaps_old_locusTagID:BBM_III09690), with translation MGLQVAAILLLTHSGERIAVKYYLNELDKLNLPPAEFQQLATIQTVAGQKKFESIIVGKIAAMQSENSHPLEDILIVNDFNIVLNDCGVLVLVVGTKNSNELFLAEVESTVRAVLVEICGTITENNLYDKLDSVFLLLDQIVDRGLLVELDTKILCDRIGINVSEFTEHFPINQAIYTARNNLIKSLLSTT
- a CDS encoding conserved Plasmodium protein, unknown function (overlaps_old_locusTagID:BBM_III09705), which codes for MYVSLRRCAGGAAKPHWGEPPKNRWQPFIPDRMHYGEHPTYTGFVLWLRGLRPKIEYLGASTWNTTTLLASLVYRPIRKSYIKHNPDVRYQFIALLSFLSTTWGITYLINLHYQGIIDISQLLSLGIANDLNEHGFWNSKTETLNDKVALFNANVKRLDKLWEDALFDATENNSFEKLCNYLKVEPSDVPTGVIPSTVWNFNMIPYGKDNPDTQVFTEPAVQKPLRSVAINFTYNNQFGNWGDYIDRQDNKGPLMRPARPLFTDIYIPTTK
- a CDS encoding hypothetical protein (overlaps_old_locusTagID:BBM_III09680) encodes the protein MNDVLGILHQVVDTAHRFQVQLDKFDHTIHRNEFPEAKQILSQLEQLLIYLFNPSNTHNAGYIDNNGKWEHECSSDELTDVIEEFITTSDDSDPPGVCLFIFSEMYNRRALQFQEKLLNHTLSQFKSAFTSSKICINDLRELTLIGNSNYQNKFIVGMEKLLTTQLSIIETKSLNIFNVNYIKSKDLEKCKVKQFLDVIDILTQLNLEFSKKLIYYAFQIICKNLISEFDYLEAKNIIDMEFPKNLHFDPKVEFGKIANEEMSFHYITIASQFFESQQGFSVPVVFSDELSSFSKFISNLIFGCEGLLDQELKMRVQMIMACICAYSASFGKLISEHKEDINKLLHIFTNFTLIKYEITKMLTKIELRPIFVPLDFSQCIAELALKAILRKINNEMELDTNKGYIIGEDIMIRLSRYPKLPAFNRLFNFIVDIAHFNLIRSVYRSLESGDDIDDLLDKCQSMMNMISENRPSLVHRDSELRAKSRLLVKILENRNVDILDFTGSFFSDDEISHLRKLVY
- a CDS encoding malate dehydrogenase (quinone) (overlaps_old_locusTagID:BBM_III09695), with the translated sequence MIPLKFVKSVAKPKNSATSPHLTSRNFSTTNVDVFIVGGGVSGTALFYTLSKFTNVRRIVLCERRSDYGLVASHAKNNSQTIHCGDIETNYTPETAIKVKRCADMLRNYLTKLPPSEAQRICQIGQKMVLGVGDRECQFLSDRYKPFKEIFPTLEYLDKEQIRNVEPNVVKGRWRSERPEQLNALYVANEHTTAEYGLLSRSFIKSSMSLNDPYKSIQPLLNTTLKRVKPLDDGTYHVITSAGNFNAKFVVFSACGYSLYFAHQLGYGLEYSVLPVAGSFYFAPNVLKGKVYTVQNPVLPFSAIHGDPDILLSDKCRFGPTAVPLPFLERYNYWSLFAFLRVLKIDRNVMCVYKDLFTKPEILRYMIKNFFFEIPIISRILFLKDARKIVPSLSFRDLEYSKGFGGVRPQLIDKNQRKLLFGQTKISANTGLIFNVTASPGATTCLSNAEIDMRQICEYLDAKLDEASFKKELLQGDYPIL
- a CDS encoding hypothetical protein (overlaps_old_locusTagID:BBM_III09700) translates to MASVRKVRVSFADDLVSNRINHIQISSDHSSTIKTPSEPKNERSSGNFSDMLLKRYNIAKGQFTTLAPEATLIGALPESKIALKRDEDFTIDTVGENPDDQCRDGINREIDTELAYISDIPPLDQLLTDLIAKTQNERDEIEASIEDVVSYLNGADSRLGKLDDEIRMATDKLTFLLYMDYTLADIVNLMDVINAEVNHLKNLKKIMINKLCSKARDDDLNVECDEYISKVMKLKGRIGDKYLTSSACDVLVQFHDLYPDDYVRSGLDSHVITILLFYSQLEMLLWDPLIFFPSSSAFLNTGEGDNAGESYIDTNSDITHFTWYKMASKFKSSDSFIRIITQKVYIDSVFDLFKIWEWCTFAHVDRLVETLKPVYEESQIIDTIEMMMTKLAKVGNPEALENLNIIRSYFRRA
- a CDS encoding large subunit ribosomal protein L15e (overlaps_old_locusTagID:BBM_III09685), with product MGAYKYMEEIWRKKQSDVMRFLLRIRTWEYRQLPAVHRVPHPTRPDKARMLGYKAKQGFVIYRVRVRRGDRKKNVRKGIVYGKPKHQGIHKQKSSRNLKSVAEERVGRRVCGGLRVLNSYWVGQDAVYKFYEVILVDPSHNAIRNDPRIQWICNPVHKHRELRGLTSAGRKSRGLRTKGPKAAKLRPSIRANWRRRQLLHMWRHR
- a CDS encoding transcription factor with AP2 domain(s), putative (ApiAP2) (overlaps_old_locusTagID:BBM_III09690) is translated as MYDFFFKVSSHFKSWKVNFAKSHSGNLNYGDTYYVYEPRRGFGVKHVTQKQRYMLRILHPQQTSQYKGKSGQDGLMIKDALPKSLLCTSALRKLVYANTANAMEISEKIKWDKFKCNVTGVRWHPSGSWRVQFKRSNFERNFFVNCSCYFSCHLHGFDRAKELAIHYRKQLELEYQQLERAWAAMDADGL